A DNA window from Fragaria vesca subsp. vesca linkage group LG3, FraVesHawaii_1.0, whole genome shotgun sequence contains the following coding sequences:
- the LOC101292681 gene encoding potassium channel AKT1-like, which yields MLDHLCLKFKTDAEGLQQQETLDSLPKAIRSSVSHYLFYSLVDKVYLFHGVSNDLLFQLVSEMKAEYFPPKEDIILQNEAPTDFYIHNWCCGNLQILPQ from the exons ATGCTTGATCATTTGTGTCTGAAGTTCAAGACAGATGCAGAGGGACTCCAGCAACAAGAGACTCTTGATTCACTTCCTAAAGCCATCCGTTCAAGTGTCTCACATTATCTGTTTTACTCTCTTGTCGATAAGGTGTACTTGTTTCATGGGGTTTCAAATGACTTGCTTTTTCAGTTG GTCTCAGAGATGAAAGCCGAGTACTTTCCTCCCAAAGAAGACATAATATTGCAGAATGAAGCACCTACAGATTTCTACATACACAACTGGTGCTGCGGTAATCTCCAAATTCTTCCCCAATGA
- the LOC101299754 gene encoding F-box/LRR-repeat protein At3g48880-like, translating into MDNDILIRIFMTLNVVELVCVASVCKSWREAAFEPCLWEVVDFSKLKATNFNPQREQSSHRVINILSSAFRLCGGTISCLIFHLNTYITSQQLVLVSKRLVLPVQDTERLVNGSEEAAKNWPKLESLTIRGRFTIEFMKAIGQHCNNLIELKMLCLVDMDCAESIIAYAPSLKVSSIEFNMVHRDAMLSLLKEMKQLEELSMSHCLILDHSPIPGYMSVLVQLDELVLQEASRLKKFMFFQSPSHVRSFEISLDGDTFLLMAI; encoded by the exons ATGGATAATGATATACTTATTCGTATATTCATGACACTGAATGTTGTTGAGTTAGTCTGTGTGGCATCTGTTTGCAAATCTTGGCGGGAAGCAGCTTTCGAACCCTGCCTCTGGGAGGTAGTGGATTTTAGTAAGCTGAAGGCCACGAACTTCAATCCACAGCGGGAGCAGTCTAGCCACAGGGTTATTAACATCCTCAGTAGTGCTTTCCGTTTATGCGGTGGAACCATATCATGCTTGATTTTCCACCTCAACACATACATAACAAGTCAGCAGTTGGTTCTTGTTTCTAAAAG ACTTGTTCTACCAGTTCAGGACACCGAAAGACTAGTTAATGGGTCTGAAGAAGCTGCAAAGAACTGGCCAAAGCTTGAGTCATTGACTATTCGAGGTAGATTTACTATTGAATTCATGAAGGCAATTGGTCAGCACTGCAACAACCTCATCGAGCTGAAAATGCTGTGCCTGGTTGACATGGATTGTGCAGAGAGCATTATTGCATATGCACCAAGTTTGAAGGTCTCAAGTATTGAGTTCAACATGGTGCACAGGGATGCTATGCTATCCTTGCTCAAGGAAATGAAGCAATTAGAAGAGTTGAGTATGTCTCACTGCCTCATTTTGGATCACTCTCCAATTCCTGGATACATGTCTGTGCTCGTCCAACTTGACGAGTTAGTCCTTCAAGAGGCTTCACGGCTAAAGAAATTTATGTTTTTTCAGAGCCCCAGCCATGTTCGCTCCTTTGAGATTAGTTTAGATGGAGATACTTTTTTGTTAATGGCGATATGA